In Hermetia illucens chromosome 5, iHerIll2.2.curated.20191125, whole genome shotgun sequence, a single window of DNA contains:
- the LOC119656571 gene encoding uncharacterized protein LOC119656571, which translates to MLEGWYCRTLANEQAAASQNHQDDDDNDQGDSGSEDSQEGGQNYNSQVDYKAQYRYLKQKLKFLLYENEFFQDALRSSQRRLLKVSRDRSFLLDRLLQYEKPENSSTESEETESSDDDAARAESKKRKSEANGNASKNHQPKRRKMTKSKQQAVQPPAPSSQTGPPPDGHMTAEEVERHLQSIQSITELVPERAPATVPNEMFSNEPSLDSESNDQLIETSPSNMGEDCLSVDMNAINQQM; encoded by the exons atgtTAGAAGGATGGTACTGTCGGACTTTGGCGAACGAGCAAGCAGCGGCATCTCAGAATCACCAGGACGACGACGACAACGACCAAGGAGACTCAGGATCAGAAGATAGCCAGGAAGGCGGACAGAACTATAACAGTCAAGTGGACTACAAGGCCCAGTACCGCTATTTgaagcaaaaattgaaatttctgctTTAT GAAAATGAGTTTTTCCAAGACGCGTTGCGCTCAAGCCAAAGGCGATTGCTGAAAGTATCCCGGGACCGCTCGTTCCTCCTAGATCGATTGCTCCAGTACGAGAAACCGGAAAACTCCTCGACTGAAAGCGAGGAAACTGAGTCCTCAGATGACGATGCCGCCCGAGCAGAGTCTAAGAA ACGAAAATCAGAGGCGAACGGAAATGCGTCGAAGAACCATCAGCCGAAAAGGCGGAAGATgaccaaatcaaaacagcaagcAGTCCAGCCGCCAGCCCCTTCGAGCCAAACAGGACCTCCGCCAGACGGGCACATGACCGCGGAAGAGGTGGAACGACATTTGCAGTCGATACAGTCCATCACAGAGTTGGTACCCGAACGAGCGCCCGCCACAGTGCCCAATGAGATGTTCAGCAACGAACCTTCCTTGGACAG TGAATCGAATGATCAACTCATTGAGACGTCGCCGAGTAACATGGGCGAGGACTGTCTGAGCGTGGACATGAATGCCATCAACCAGCAGATGTGA